The genomic DNA AAGTGCTGGCGGTTAACTTGCTGATTTCCTTATTGGTATCCTTGCTCGGATTTCTCTTTGCCCGACAGATTTTTTTCGCTGTATGGCGCCAGTGGCGACTTGTTGGAAACCTGCGTAACATATTTTCGCATTCGGGTGTGGGGCTTTCCGCTCACGCTCACGGCTTTTACCTTGTTCGGGATTTTTCAAGGTTTGCAAAATACTTCTATCGCAATGAAAATCAGTATTTTGGGCGGTGTGCTTAATCTGATTTTAGATGTGCTATTGGTCTTCGTTTTTCATTGGAATGTGGAGGGCATTGCTGCAGCGAGCCTCTTGGCACAAGGCGTTATTTGTTTTTTGGCGATGCGATTTTTGCTCCAGAAAACCCCGTTTGGCATCTATCGGATTTTTCCTATTCACCCCGATTTTTCCCGTGCGATGTCCATGAGTTTTGACTTATTTTTGCGGACTTTGGCACTCAATTTCGCCCTATTTTTAGCGATGCGTTTTGCCACTTTGTTAGGCTCTCACGGCGATGATCGCTATGTGGCTGCCCACGCGCTGTTGGTGCAATTGTGGCTATTTTCGTCCTATTTTTTAGATGGTTATGCCCACGCAGGAACCGCCATTTCTGGGAAATTATTGGGAGTGGCGGACTATACACGACTGCGGCATTTGGTGGTAGATTTGCTTAAAATAATGTTAGGCATCGGCGTGATGTTGGGCGGTGTTTATTATGTATTTCGGGAGCCGCTGGTGGCATTTCTCACGGTATCGCCAAGGGTGCAAACGGCATTTTTATCGGTGTTTTGGGTGGTGGCGTGTATGCAGCCGCTCAATGCCGTGGCATTTTTGATGGACGGCATTTACAAAGGCATCAGCGAGACCAAAATCCTCCGCAATGTGCTGACCACAGCGGTATTTTTGGCATTTATCCCCGCCTTGTTGGCGTTTTATTACCAAGGTTGGGGCTTGCTCGGCATTTGGTTGAGTTTTGCCATTTGGATGCTCTACCGAGGCGGCTTGCTCAGCCTTTATTTCTTCTTAAAGTACTTAAAATCAAAAGAGTAGAGAGGGCTTTTTTTAAGGTTTTATACATCACTTCTTATTACAAAATTAAATCCCTTTTCGTTAATTTTTTGCTTAATTCCCTCTAATAGTAATTTTAAAAGTAGTTAAAAGATAGATTTTATCATTTCAACATTTCCATCATTAAAAAAGCCTAAGCATTGGAGTCTTAGGCTTGCGATGGTATTTTAAAATTCAGGGAAGGCTTTTTTACGCCAAACTATGAACTAATAATACTCACTTTTCTTGCGATTGATCAGAGGGCTGCACCACAACGCCACGATTTTACCGTTTGAGAAATTGTCCATTAAACCAGCCCCTTAATTCGCGCGGTTTTTCTCTTCTTCGTTGCCAGAGCGGTGGCTGTTGAGGCGGATTTTATTATTCCCAAATTGATATTTTAGTGAGAAACGAATGCGCTGGGCATTGTCATAATATTGAGCAAACGACTGCCTGATGCCTTGCGTGGTCTCGATATAAGTGTAATGGTTGGTGCGGAAAATATCCTCAATATTGAGCCCTAATATCAGTTTTTTATTAAAGGCTAAATATTTGATTCCCAAGTTAAAAGAAGAGTAGGCGGTCTTCAATCCTTCTGATTTTGCTGGAAAATCATAACTGAAATAAGCCGATGCCATCAGTGTTTTGTCAGCATTGAGGGTAAAGGTGTTTTGGAGCTGAGTGCCCGCTTCCCAACCAGAGTATTTGCTGAGGGTATAGATGGCAACATACGGCTTGGATTCTGAATAATAGGCATAGAACGAACCTTGCAAATCCCACCAGCGGAACGGTTTGAAATTCAAATCAATAAAAGTGGAGAAATAGCTTGAATTTGCATAGTTTTCGTGTCGCATTATAGAGCTGTCATTGCTGATTGTATGGATTGAAATTTGCCGAATTTCATCTTGTATTTTCGCATAAGAAAACGATGCATTGAACCAACTTTTGTAGCCATAATCTAAACTGATGCTATGGGTGAAAGTAGGCTGCAGAAACGGATTTCCTGTGGTATAAGAGCGGAGATCGTGGTACCAGCGGGCAGGGTTGAGGCTTTGGAAATAGGGTCTCCGGATACGGCGGTTGTATTTGAGGCTAATCTGATGATTTTCAGTAGGTTTATAGAGCAAATAGAGCGTGGGAAATAGTTTGATATAATCCCGATTCACGGTGTTGTTGAGCGTTACAGAATAGCCTTTGGTCTGCGTGGCTTCTGCCCGAATGCCCGCTTGAGCTTCCCATTTTTCGCCAAAAGAACGGTTGGCACTAAGGTAGAGGGCTTCGGTGGTTTCGGTGTACTCAAAATGGTCGTCTTGCTCGGTGCGTGGCAGGTGGGTCTGAGCATCGTAAAAATGAATGCCCACCCGGTTTTTGGTATGCGTAGTGGTCGCCTTAGCCCCAGTGGAAAGGGTAGCCCAAGAGAGCGGCAGTTCCACATCGGTTTTCAGGGAATAGTTGGTGAGGTCTTGGTCGGCGGTATTGCGGGCGTATTGCCCATCGATAGTGCCATTTTCCCAATCGTAGAACACACTGCTAAACGGATTTTTCTCCTTTGTTTTGCGCTGAAATATATCGGCATCTATGCTCCATTTCTTCCCCGAGTTGTCCAATTTTTGGGTATAATTGAGGTTGAGGGAGAGGTTTTGGGGTGTTTTGTCCTTAATGCCTTGCGTATTGTTCTGTTTCAGAAGGCGGTGCTGGGTATAATCGTGGGCATAACTATCGGCAAAAAGGTCCGTATAACCGTTGCTAAACCCGCCGAGGAACTGCATTCCTACGCTACTTTTTTCGGAAATATCGTAAGTGAGGTTGAGCAAAGGGCTGAATTTGTAGTATCGGGTGGGCTCAAAAAGTTCCTGATGCCATTGGTAGTGCGGATAATCGTAATGAATGTCATTGGTATATAGGGCGTTACCGTGCATATAACCCAAATCTGCCAATACAGCGAGTTTATTTTTCTTATAATTGAAGCCCACACCGTGGTTAAAATTGGCATAATGCGCCTGTGTATACGAGGAGCGGAGGGTGGTATTCCAGTTGTCCGAGCGTTGGGATTTCAGTTGGATGTTGATAAGGCCGCTATTGCCCTCGGCATCGTATTTGGCAGGCGGCGTGGTGATCACTTCAATCTTTTCTATATTATCCGCCGAAATGGATTTGAGGTAATTGGTCAAGTCTTCGCCACTGAGTACCAGTATTTTATCATTCACCATCACACGGACATTCCCTTTGCCCACCAGTTGGATTTGTTCATTTTGAATCCGCACCCCAGGGGTGGCTTTTAGTGCATCGGTTGCATCACCGCCAATTACGCTCACGGCATCTTTCACATTGAAAATCAGGCGGTCGGCTTTGCGTTCAATGAGTTTTTTCTGAGCCTTGAGCTCTATGGCTTCTATTTCTTTTTCAAGGTTGAGGCTGTCTTTTTTCTCTTGCGCTGCCATAACTCCAAAAGCGAACACGGCAATAGTAACGATGTATTTTTTCATTTTTTACGAATTATTAAAATAGGTCTCCTGCAAAAGAAATAAAAATAATTGATATATAGAAATAAATTTCTTATAAAAAATAAAAAATAAAAAATAAAAAGTAAAAAGTAAAAAGTAAAAAGTAAAAAGTAAAAAGTAAAAAGTAAAAAGTAAAAAGATTTTCATTATATTAATGATAATGGCTATCTTTGGTGTAATAATAAAACCAAAGGCTCTAAAATTTAACAATTATTGAATTTGAAATTACGGTGTTATTTATAATCATTATAAATAACAAGGATATGAATAAAACCCAAAAGCGGCGGTTTAGTCTTTAATATAAATGCGCTTAACGCGTCTGGAAATGGAGGTCAGCACCTCGTAGGGAATGGTTTGGCAGTATTCGGCAAAGGTTTCTATGGAAGGATTTTCGTGGAAAATAACCACCTCGTCGCCCTCTTTGGCAGGAAGGTCGCCCAGTTCCACCATCATCATATCCATACACACGCTGCCAATGATGGGGCAGAGCTGTCCTTTAATGTTCACTTGTCCCACTTGGTTACCTACCAGCCTTGGAACGCCATCGGCA from Riemerella columbina includes the following:
- a CDS encoding MATE family efflux transporter, which encodes METCVTYFRIRVWGFPLTLTAFTLFGIFQGLQNTSIAMKISILGGVLNLILDVLLVFVFHWNVEGIAAASLLAQGVICFLAMRFLLQKTPFGIYRIFPIHPDFSRAMSMSFDLFLRTLALNFALFLAMRFATLLGSHGDDRYVAAHALLVQLWLFSSYFLDGYAHAGTAISGKLLGVADYTRLRHLVVDLLKIMLGIGVMLGGVYYVFREPLVAFLTVSPRVQTAFLSVFWVVACMQPLNAVAFLMDGIYKGISETKILRNVLTTAVFLAFIPALLAFYYQGWGLLGIWLSFAIWMLYRGGLLSLYFFLKYLKSKE
- a CDS encoding outer membrane beta-barrel family protein, which produces MKKYIVTIAVFAFGVMAAQEKKDSLNLEKEIEAIELKAQKKLIERKADRLIFNVKDAVSVIGGDATDALKATPGVRIQNEQIQLVGKGNVRVMVNDKILVLSGEDLTNYLKSISADNIEKIEVITTPPAKYDAEGNSGLINIQLKSQRSDNWNTTLRSSYTQAHYANFNHGVGFNYKKNKLAVLADLGYMHGNALYTNDIHYDYPHYQWHQELFEPTRYYKFSPLLNLTYDISEKSSVGMQFLGGFSNGYTDLFADSYAHDYTQHRLLKQNNTQGIKDKTPQNLSLNLNYTQKLDNSGKKWSIDADIFQRKTKEKNPFSSVFYDWENGTIDGQYARNTADQDLTNYSLKTDVELPLSWATLSTGAKATTTHTKNRVGIHFYDAQTHLPRTEQDDHFEYTETTEALYLSANRSFGEKWEAQAGIRAEATQTKGYSVTLNNTVNRDYIKLFPTLYLLYKPTENHQISLKYNRRIRRPYFQSLNPARWYHDLRSYTTGNPFLQPTFTHSISLDYGYKSWFNASFSYAKIQDEIRQISIHTISNDSSIMRHENYANSSYFSTFIDLNFKPFRWWDLQGSFYAYYSESKPYVAIYTLSKYSGWEAGTQLQNTFTLNADKTLMASAYFSYDFPAKSEGLKTAYSSFNLGIKYLAFNKKLILGLNIEDIFRTNHYTYIETTQGIRQSFAQYYDNAQRIRFSLKYQFGNNKIRLNSHRSGNEEEKNRAN